The proteins below are encoded in one region of Kineosporia corallincola:
- a CDS encoding 2OG-Fe(II) oxygenase — MAKSTNPTPSARERLAALLAEHGEVASSVQLTAKSPKALAVDVRGIGGLKLPLTAAQTKKLRGLGRPARFGKGEETLVDAGVRDTWEIPRDLVDVRWVDGLDAELGLVREELGLPTGSRLTAELHSVLLYDEGQFFLPHQDSEKDDAMVATLVVTLPSAHTGGELIVHHRGEATRYRGFPDRVALVAFYADCRHEVLPVRSGSRVTITYNLLLQGGRGERPGVSSSVRELLDEHFRTSSTPRWPGDVREPPEHLAFLLDHEYSQRGLSWDRLKGADASAATALRDAAAEQGDYEAVLALGEIHERWDAWDEDPYRYYPAPDDDEGRFDENGYYLNDLIEAEHRFVLNDPSFPAGAIDLDESEVCSVTPTSAMPADSSEYEGYLGNYGNTLDRWYRRAAVVIWPREQTFVVRARSSPVWALDTLIAGRDPDVARELAPYWEGSVRSHGGDAPLLGKALEAALALDDAGLATMLLSPFTIERLGAAHMPVLAELAARHGATWSRGILDSWFGETMRRWYSPGSSREGWIGGLPELLAHLPAGERVLRQELTQRSWDSLAAMIASDLRVPQRSVRHRQLGDLGMAFGAVVRAAASLRTQTLSRSIVKRCLSYGDSFSACLMPALRDAVDRAPGQDWEPAFLDLGTAEASRLRTRLEMPERAAGDWSIGLPDGCDCELCGQLAAFLADPEQLRKDWPLAKDRRGHVHARIDAAELPVTHETRRSGRPFVLVLVKTQRLFDDERLERARDADDLGWLGRQGMG; from the coding sequence ATGGCGAAATCGACCAATCCCACGCCCTCAGCCCGCGAGCGCCTGGCCGCCCTGCTGGCCGAGCACGGTGAGGTTGCATCGAGCGTGCAGCTCACGGCGAAATCTCCGAAGGCGCTGGCGGTCGATGTGCGGGGGATCGGCGGGCTGAAGTTGCCTCTGACGGCGGCTCAGACGAAGAAGCTTCGGGGGCTGGGGCGTCCGGCACGGTTCGGGAAGGGCGAGGAGACGCTCGTCGACGCGGGTGTGCGGGACACCTGGGAGATTCCGCGGGATCTGGTGGACGTCCGCTGGGTCGATGGGCTCGACGCCGAATTGGGTTTGGTGCGTGAGGAACTCGGGCTTCCGACGGGGAGCCGGCTGACGGCTGAGTTGCATTCGGTGTTGTTGTACGACGAGGGTCAGTTCTTCCTGCCGCATCAGGACTCGGAGAAGGATGATGCGATGGTGGCGACTCTGGTCGTGACCTTGCCGAGCGCGCACACGGGTGGTGAGCTCATCGTCCATCATCGGGGAGAGGCGACCCGGTACCGGGGGTTTCCCGATCGGGTGGCACTGGTCGCGTTCTATGCCGATTGCCGGCACGAGGTGCTGCCGGTGCGCTCTGGTAGCCGGGTCACGATCACCTACAACCTTCTGCTCCAAGGCGGTCGAGGTGAGCGGCCCGGGGTGAGCTCTTCGGTGAGAGAACTTCTGGACGAGCACTTCCGGACGTCCTCCACGCCCCGGTGGCCGGGAGATGTGCGAGAACCGCCGGAGCATCTGGCCTTTCTGCTCGATCACGAGTATTCACAGCGGGGTCTGAGCTGGGACCGGCTCAAGGGCGCGGACGCGTCCGCTGCCACGGCTCTGCGGGATGCGGCTGCGGAGCAGGGCGATTATGAGGCGGTGCTGGCGCTCGGGGAGATCCATGAACGGTGGGACGCCTGGGACGAGGATCCCTACCGGTATTACCCGGCGCCGGACGACGACGAGGGCCGGTTCGACGAGAACGGCTACTACCTGAACGATCTGATCGAGGCCGAGCACCGTTTCGTGCTGAACGACCCCTCCTTCCCGGCGGGCGCGATCGACCTGGACGAGTCCGAAGTGTGCTCGGTGACGCCCACGTCGGCGATGCCGGCCGACAGCTCGGAGTACGAGGGTTACCTGGGCAACTACGGCAACACGCTGGACCGGTGGTACCGGCGGGCGGCCGTGGTGATCTGGCCCAGGGAGCAGACGTTCGTCGTCCGGGCCCGTTCGTCGCCGGTCTGGGCCCTGGACACGCTGATCGCCGGGCGGGATCCGGACGTGGCGAGGGAACTGGCACCGTACTGGGAAGGCTCCGTCCGCTCGCACGGCGGGGACGCTCCGTTGCTCGGCAAGGCGCTGGAGGCCGCGCTGGCGCTGGACGACGCGGGCTTGGCCACGATGCTGCTGAGCCCGTTCACGATCGAGCGTCTGGGGGCCGCCCATATGCCGGTGCTGGCCGAGCTGGCTGCCCGCCACGGGGCCACCTGGTCGCGCGGCATCCTGGACAGCTGGTTCGGCGAGACGATGCGCCGTTGGTACAGCCCGGGATCCTCGCGCGAGGGCTGGATCGGCGGGCTGCCCGAGCTGCTGGCGCACCTGCCGGCCGGTGAGCGGGTGCTGCGCCAGGAGCTGACGCAGCGGTCCTGGGACAGTCTCGCGGCGATGATCGCGTCGGATCTGCGGGTGCCGCAGCGTTCGGTGCGGCACCGGCAGCTGGGTGATCTGGGAATGGCGTTCGGGGCGGTGGTGCGGGCCGCGGCCTCGCTGCGGACGCAGACGCTGAGCCGTTCGATCGTGAAACGCTGTCTTTCCTATGGCGATTCGTTTTCGGCGTGTTTGATGCCGGCTCTGCGGGACGCCGTCGACCGGGCACCCGGGCAGGACTGGGAACCGGCCTTTCTCGATCTCGGGACGGCCGAGGCGTCCCGGCTGCGCACTCGTCTGGAAATGCCGGAGCGGGCGGCGGGGGACTGGTCGATCGGCCTTCCGGACGGATGTGACTGCGAGCTGTGCGGGCAGCTGGCCGCCTTCCTGGCCGACCCGGAGCAGCTGCGCAAGGACTGGCCGCTGGCCAAGGACCGTCGCGGGCACGTGCATGCCCGCATCGACGCGGCGGAACTGCCGGTGACCCACGAGACCCGCCGCTCCGGGCGTCCCTTCGTGCTGGTTCTGGTCAAGACGCAACGGCTGTTCGACGATGAGCGGCTCGAACGTGCGCGGGATGCTGACGATCTCGGCTGGCTGGGCCGGCAAGGGATGGGCTGA
- a CDS encoding helix-turn-helix domain-containing protein yields the protein MAREMTDREAAELLGLTVLPPIDEPSSSVPEIDTGIGTRVRQARQRSGLSAAVVAQEAGLTPDKLSKIEHGKRRIAPAELAGLAQALKVSLAWLLDQATSSRSSLALAHRVSADSQALASSPARERAVALLEAEDRLARKVPLTQRRLSPAGAMIGNLVPADPPRYPDMPRTKTEARRQGRALAEEVRRVLELGSAGINDLPALIEMHFAADVLLSPLGDSSDGLCAHDAEADDHHALLVVNTDYPLGRTRFTLAHELGHHLLRDAREVIEEDQDQMYSNGYVEQRVNSFAGHLLLPVRSVNAALTWLDATGADLVEQNARGRLALGYLMVLHGVSMPCALQQVLETGVITLNQKQSLTKSLRSSDLVRAAAPLVGDRPGPEKILRQNRPPARLATAVIDAARSGSVGMNTVSVILGRPDDESLYDEVMFGPEAVPVAIKEED from the coding sequence ATGGCACGAGAGATGACGGATCGCGAAGCTGCTGAGCTACTGGGCCTGACGGTCCTGCCACCGATCGATGAGCCTTCGTCCTCGGTCCCGGAGATCGATACCGGGATCGGGACGCGCGTACGCCAGGCCCGTCAACGCTCGGGCCTGAGCGCGGCGGTGGTTGCCCAGGAGGCAGGTCTGACCCCGGACAAGCTCTCGAAGATCGAGCATGGCAAGCGCCGGATCGCCCCGGCCGAACTGGCGGGCCTGGCTCAAGCATTGAAAGTGTCACTGGCCTGGCTCCTGGACCAGGCGACATCGTCAAGGTCTTCCCTCGCCCTGGCTCATCGGGTCTCTGCCGATTCCCAGGCTCTCGCCAGTTCACCGGCCCGCGAGCGCGCTGTCGCGTTGCTGGAGGCTGAAGATCGCCTGGCCAGGAAGGTTCCCTTGACCCAGCGGCGACTCTCGCCGGCCGGTGCCATGATCGGCAATCTGGTGCCGGCCGACCCGCCGCGCTATCCGGACATGCCGCGGACCAAGACCGAAGCCCGTCGCCAGGGCAGGGCGCTGGCCGAGGAGGTGCGACGTGTCCTGGAGCTGGGAAGTGCGGGGATCAATGACCTGCCGGCGCTGATCGAGATGCACTTCGCCGCCGATGTCCTGTTGAGCCCTCTGGGCGACAGCAGCGACGGACTGTGCGCGCACGACGCCGAGGCTGATGATCACCACGCCCTGCTGGTCGTGAACACGGACTACCCGCTGGGGCGCACCCGGTTCACCCTGGCGCATGAATTGGGGCACCACCTGCTCCGTGACGCTCGCGAGGTCATCGAAGAGGATCAGGACCAGATGTACTCCAACGGGTACGTCGAGCAGCGGGTCAACTCGTTCGCCGGCCACCTCCTCCTGCCCGTCAGGTCGGTCAACGCCGCCCTGACTTGGCTTGACGCCACCGGAGCCGACCTGGTCGAGCAGAACGCGCGAGGCCGGCTGGCCCTGGGGTATCTGATGGTTCTGCACGGTGTTTCGATGCCGTGCGCGCTACAGCAGGTGCTCGAGACTGGGGTGATCACCCTGAATCAAAAACAAAGCCTGACCAAGTCGTTGCGCTCGAGCGATCTGGTGCGCGCGGCAGCTCCTCTGGTCGGTGACCGACCCGGCCCGGAAAAGATTCTGCGACAGAACCGCCCGCCGGCCCGGCTTGCCACGGCCGTCATCGACGCCGCCCGGTCGGGCAGTGTCGGCATGAACACCGTCAGCGTGATACTCGGCCGTCCCGACGACGAATCCCTCTACGACGAAGTGATGTTCGGGCCCGAGGCCGTACCCGTCGCGATCAAGGAGGAGGATTGA
- the bla gene encoding class A beta-lactamase has protein sequence MIVSARRLAGAAATCTVLFGCAAGPSAQAEAVTATSATTATTAPVDSTTQPLGASTSSSFRALEKTFDASLGVFAIDTGTGETVAFHADERFAYASTFKALQAGVLLQQLTDAQMDTVIHYDESDLLDYAPITETHVSEGMTLRELADASVRYSDNTAANLIFEELGGPAAVDGALERMGDRTTHMDRTEPDLNEATPGDVRDTSTPRALATDLRKLVLGSALSNGDRAELTDLLKRNTTGDKLIRAGVPTDWAVGDKTGAGGYGTRNDIAVLWPPESAPIVLAVLSDRDEQDAAYDDALIAEATRVVIGQLG, from the coding sequence ATGATCGTCAGCGCGCGACGTCTCGCCGGTGCTGCCGCCACGTGCACGGTGCTGTTCGGGTGTGCGGCGGGCCCCAGCGCCCAGGCCGAGGCGGTCACCGCCACCTCGGCCACCACCGCCACCACCGCCCCGGTGGACTCGACGACACAGCCGCTTGGTGCGTCCACCAGCAGTTCGTTCCGGGCTCTGGAGAAGACGTTCGACGCGTCCCTGGGGGTGTTCGCGATCGACACGGGCACCGGCGAGACGGTGGCCTTCCACGCCGACGAGCGTTTCGCGTACGCCTCGACGTTCAAGGCGCTTCAGGCCGGCGTGCTGCTCCAGCAACTCACCGATGCGCAGATGGACACCGTGATTCACTACGACGAGTCCGACCTGCTCGACTACGCGCCGATCACCGAGACGCACGTGAGCGAGGGCATGACCCTGCGCGAACTGGCCGACGCGTCGGTGCGGTACAGCGACAACACCGCGGCCAACCTGATTTTCGAGGAGCTCGGTGGTCCGGCGGCGGTCGACGGGGCCCTGGAGCGCATGGGTGACCGCACCACGCACATGGACCGGACCGAGCCGGACCTGAACGAGGCGACGCCGGGCGACGTCCGTGACACCAGCACGCCGAGGGCGCTGGCGACGGATCTGCGCAAGCTCGTCCTGGGCTCGGCCCTGAGCAACGGTGACCGGGCCGAGCTGACCGATCTGCTGAAGCGGAACACGACGGGCGACAAGCTGATTCGGGCCGGGGTGCCGACGGACTGGGCGGTCGGTGACAAGACCGGCGCTGGCGGTTACGGCACCCGCAACGACATCGCCGTGCTGTGGCCGCCGGAGTCGGCCCCGATCGTCCTGGCTGTTCTGTCCGACCGGGACGAGCAGGACGCGGCGTACGACGACGCCCTGATCGCCGAGGCGACGAGGGTCGTGATCGGGCAACTGGGCTGA
- a CDS encoding LysR family transcriptional regulator, which produces MDVLEGCRAFVGVSEYGGFSQAAAAARLPQSVISRRVAALEKHLGERLFERTSRSVTLTPFGADMLPSAKRLTRLADDLQHDAERARRRPFRLAVPDTCGTADLARLEAGARHEGVYLDLVPAGPAERAELARALAVRAALIAVPPDQGVWAVTLGLAGTTEPATDVLHLESLRPGRSRATARGRVVWVQPEDDVPHVRDRLTRVRDAVALKPAQVAVAATLTTALAEVLGSSDLLLCSPSQAAELGLVWRPIGEVQLARGYSVSALAGTDTERLRGPLRPLIARCLGAER; this is translated from the coding sequence GTGGATGTTCTCGAAGGATGTCGCGCCTTCGTGGGCGTCAGCGAGTACGGCGGCTTCTCCCAGGCCGCGGCCGCCGCCCGCCTGCCCCAGTCCGTCATCAGCCGCCGGGTCGCGGCGCTGGAGAAGCATCTGGGCGAGCGCCTGTTCGAGCGGACCTCTCGCAGCGTGACTCTCACCCCGTTCGGCGCCGACATGCTGCCGTCGGCCAAACGCCTGACCCGCCTGGCCGACGACCTCCAGCACGATGCCGAACGCGCCCGCCGCCGGCCCTTCCGCCTCGCCGTCCCCGACACCTGCGGCACCGCCGACCTGGCCCGCCTGGAGGCCGGGGCCCGCCACGAAGGCGTCTACCTCGACCTGGTCCCGGCCGGGCCCGCCGAACGCGCCGAACTGGCCCGCGCGCTGGCGGTCCGGGCCGCCCTGATCGCTGTTCCGCCCGATCAGGGCGTCTGGGCGGTCACGCTGGGACTGGCCGGCACCACCGAACCCGCGACCGACGTCCTTCATCTGGAATCCCTGCGCCCCGGTCGATCCCGGGCCACCGCCCGTGGCCGGGTGGTGTGGGTCCAGCCGGAGGACGATGTCCCGCACGTGCGCGATCGGCTCACCCGGGTGCGTGACGCGGTAGCGCTGAAGCCGGCCCAGGTGGCCGTGGCCGCCACCCTCACCACCGCGCTCGCCGAGGTGCTCGGATCCTCCGACCTGCTGCTGTGCTCACCGTCGCAGGCAGCCGAACTGGGCCTGGTCTGGCGGCCGATCGGTGAGGTCCAGCTGGCCCGTGGTTACAGCGTTTCCGCGCTCGCCGGCACGGACACCGAGCGTCTTCGCGGGCCCCTGCGCCCCCTGATCGCCCGATGCCTGGGAGCCGAACGATGA
- a CDS encoding serine hydrolase, translating to MSRTRLIRRLRELLEEGGLHGSFLVRDLDTGDEIGLEPDLEFPAASLVKVPLALATLDRIRTGELDGAAPLTVRPGRLDVPGPTGLSRFRHPATIALDDLLYLSVCLSDTTAADVLLGLTPPAAVTAFLREHGQTGITVRHALHDLSDTPAERFGASELHLAHSLAIGAGTAGRGHPVPQLDVSRANSGSARAFTDLLQAVWRPQSIDATVAARMRDLMANNLIRQRLAPDFASDASRWSSKTGTLLNLRHEVGVVEHADGQTFAVAALTESSVAASIQPGAEALMAAVARELRDHLRH from the coding sequence ATGAGCCGGACCCGGTTGATCCGGCGACTGCGCGAGTTGCTGGAGGAGGGCGGGCTGCACGGCTCGTTCCTCGTGCGGGATCTCGACACCGGTGATGAGATCGGCCTGGAGCCGGATCTGGAGTTCCCGGCGGCCTCGCTGGTCAAGGTGCCGCTGGCCCTGGCCACGCTGGACCGCATCCGTACCGGCGAACTCGACGGCGCCGCCCCGTTGACCGTGCGGCCGGGCCGGCTCGACGTCCCCGGCCCGACCGGCCTGAGCAGGTTCCGGCACCCGGCCACCATCGCCCTGGACGACCTGCTGTATCTGAGCGTCTGCCTCAGCGACACCACGGCCGCCGACGTCCTGCTCGGGCTCACCCCGCCCGCCGCCGTCACCGCGTTCCTGCGTGAGCACGGCCAGACCGGCATCACGGTTCGGCATGCGCTGCACGATCTCTCGGACACCCCGGCCGAACGGTTCGGGGCATCGGAACTGCATCTGGCGCACTCCCTCGCCATCGGCGCCGGCACGGCCGGACGCGGTCATCCCGTGCCACAATTGGACGTCAGCCGGGCGAATTCCGGCTCGGCGCGCGCCTTCACCGACCTCCTCCAGGCCGTCTGGCGTCCCCAATCCATCGACGCGACGGTGGCCGCACGGATGCGTGACCTGATGGCGAACAACCTGATCCGGCAACGCCTGGCGCCCGACTTCGCGTCCGACGCGTCCCGCTGGTCGTCCAAGACCGGCACCCTGCTCAACCTCCGTCACGAGGTCGGGGTGGTCGAGCACGCCGACGGTCAGACCTTCGCCGTGGCCGCGCTGACCGAGTCGAGCGTGGCGGCCAGCATTCAGCCGGGCGCGGAGGCCCTGATGGCGGCGGTGGCCCGGGAACTGCGCGACCATCTCCGACACTGA
- the trxA gene encoding thioredoxin encodes MPAVRSVTDASFVEAVLLAEGPVLVDFWAPWCRPCRAISPMVEQFAARHPGKVTVVKMNVDENRETSGTYGITTIPTIMLFRSGRPGRSVVGALPKKALEKRLRDMLG; translated from the coding sequence ATGCCCGCAGTACGTTCCGTCACCGATGCCTCGTTCGTCGAGGCGGTCCTGCTCGCCGAGGGCCCGGTCCTGGTCGACTTCTGGGCACCGTGGTGCCGGCCCTGCCGGGCCATCTCCCCCATGGTCGAGCAGTTCGCCGCGCGGCACCCGGGAAAGGTCACCGTGGTGAAGATGAACGTCGACGAGAACCGCGAGACGTCGGGCACCTACGGGATCACGACCATCCCGACCATCATGCTGTTCCGCAGCGGACGCCCGGGGCGGTCGGTCGTCGGGGCTCTGCCCAAAAAGGCCTTGGAGAAGCGGTTACGCGACATGCTCGGGTAA